One window of the Camelina sativa cultivar DH55 chromosome 1, Cs, whole genome shotgun sequence genome contains the following:
- the LOC109124397 gene encoding chromatin modification-related protein EAF1 B-like encodes MSNMSNPNKSIKFIGGRDRGRKIKGLKISPGQHGSGNPWSLFEDQALVVLVHDMGPNWELISDAMNSTLKIKCIYRNPTECKERHKILMDKNVGDGADSAEDSGNSQSYPSTLPGIPKGSARQLFQRLQGPMEEDTLKSHFEKICLIGKKLHYKKTQNDGRDPKQIVPVHNSQVMALSQVFPNNLNGGVLTPLDVCDASTSGQDVFSLENPGLPMLNQGTPVLPTSGAHPSTPGSSGVVLSNNLPTTSGLQSASVRDGRFNVPRGSLPLDEQHRLQQFNQMLSGRNLQQPSLSTPGAVSGADRGHRMVPGGNAMGASGMNRSTPMSRPGFQGMGSSAMPNTGSMLSSGMVGIPNTGNIHSGGGASPGNSMLRPREAVQHMMRMQGAQGTSPGIPAFGALSSGFTNQTTPVQAYPGHLSQQHQMSPQSHVLGNSHHPHLQSPSQATGAQQEAFAIRQRQIHQRFLQQQQQQQFPTSGTMMPHVQQPQGSSVSSSPQNSPQTQPPVSPQPLSIPPVSTSPNINALAQQNPQKSQLPLHGLGRSPQSGASGVNNQAGKQRQRQLQQQSARQHPHQRQPTQGQQQSKQLKGMGRGNMIHQNITVDQSHLNGLTMAPGNQATEKGEPAVAVRPDQQSNAGTTTSTHLPSKPFVPPLSSNHSQQLPKAFPGTSSPSQQQMQLHSENSIQSQSSPATPCNTLSTSSPSVTPSNHQHLLLHQKQRNQVQSTAQRVIHHNHLGNSELSKKSQAERMPRVPQSVTNTTQTTSMGTTKGMPPASHDSKNVKAVGSTAVPALESPSSAASVQSTASKVVNSSNTDSAGNDPVTTTNQGLAQKHVSGGLLSHGIKAVTQKQQSLPSEEKRPKLSEKLSVQNQKHLASEQQQQPQLEESQEVSSSKPPDTKVE; translated from the exons ATGAGCAATATGTCCAACCCCAACAAATCTATCAAATTTATTGGAGGTCGTGATAGGGGCAGAAAAATAAAAGGCCTCAAG ATTTCTCCTGGCCAGCATGGTTCTGGAAATCCGTGGTCTCTATTTGAAGATCAG GCGCTTGTTGTCCTGGTGCATGATATGGGCCCTAACTGGGAGCTCATTAGTGATGCCATGAACAGCACTCTTAAAATTAAG TGTATATATCGCAATCCAACTGAGTGCAAGGAGCGTCATAAGATTCTGATGGATAAGAATGTTGGTGATGGAGCTGATAGTGCTGAAGATTCAGGGAATTCTCAGTCTTATCCATCTACTTTGCCTGGCATCCCAAAG GGAAGTGCGAGACAGTTGTTTCAACGACTGCAAGGGCCAATGGAGGAAGATACCCTGAAGTCTCAttttgagaagatttgtttGATTGGGAAGAAGTTACATTATAAAAAGACACAG AATGATGGTCGGGATCCCAAACAAATAGTACCAGTTCACAATTCACAAGTCATGGCTCTTTCTCAAGTATTCCCGAATAATCTGAATGGAGGTGTTCTTAC GCCCCTTGATGTCTGTGATGCATCAACTTCAGGTCAAGATGTATTTTCACTTGAAAATCCAGGTCTTCCAATGTTGAATCAGGGAACGCCAGTGCTCCCTACTTCTGGAGCACATCCATCCACTCCTGGATCATCTGGTGTGGTTCTCAGCAACAATTTGCCAACCACATCTGGCCTCCAGAGTGCTTCTGTCAG gGATGGTAGATTCAACGTTCCTAGAGGGTCTTTGCCACTTGATGAACAACACCGACTACAACAATTTAACCAGATGTTATCCGGTAGAAACCTGCAGCAACCTTCCTTATCAACTCCTGGAGCTGTCTCAGGAGCCGATCGTGGACATCGCATGGTTCCTGGTGGAAATGCTATGGGTGCAAGTGGAATGAACAGAAGCACACCCATGTCAAGGCCTGGTTTTCAAGGGATGGGCTCCTCAGCAATGCCAAATACTGGTAGTATGCTTTCCTCTGGTATGGTAGGAATTCCAAACACTGGAAATATTCATTCCGGAGGAGGAGCTTCTCCAGGAAACTCCATGCTCAGGCCTCGTGAAGCTGTGCAGCATATGATGCGG ATGCAGGGTGCTCAAGGGACCAGTCCGGGGATCCCAGCTTTCGGTGCTTTGAGTTCTGGATTTACCAACCAGACAACTCCTGTTCAGGCGTACCCAGGCCATCTTTCCCAGCAGCATCAGATGTCACCGCAGTCACATGTGCTTGGCAACTCGCATCATCCTCATCTCCAAAGCCCAAGTCAAGCTACTGGGGCACAGCAGGAAGCATTTGCTATCCGTCAAAGGCAAATACACCAGAGGTTTttgcagcaacagcaacagcaacagttTCCAACATCTGGTACTATGATGCCACATGTACAACAACCTCAGGgctcttctgtttcttcttctccacaaaACAGTCCTCAGACTCAACCACCCGTTTCGCCCCAGCCATTATCGATACCCCCAGTGTCGACCTCTCCTAATATTAATGCTTTGGCACAACAGAACCCTCAAAAATCTCAGTTGCCGCTTCATGGTCTAGGTAGGAGTCCTCAGTCTGGTGCTTCCGGAGTGAACAATCAAGCTGGAAAACAACGGCAGCGACAACTTCAGCAACAGTCTGCGAGACAACATCCACACCAGCGGCAGCCAACACAAGGTCAACAGCAGAGTAAACAATTGAAGGGGATGGGTAGAGGCAACATGATCCATCAGAACATCACTGTTGATCAGTCACACCTGAATGGTCTCACCATGGCCCCAGGAAATCAGGCTACCGAAAAAGGAGAGCCAGCGGTTGCAGTTAGGCCAGATCAGCAGTCTAACGCTGGGACTACTACTAGCACGCATCTGCCATCTAAACCATTTGTTCCTCCCTTGTCTTCAAATCATTCACAGCAACTGCCAAAAGCTTTCCCTGGTACTTCGTCTCCGTCCCAACAACAGATGCAATTACATTCAGAAAATAGCATCCAAAGCCAGAGCTCACCTGCGACCCCATGTAACACCTTATCCACCTCTAGTCCGTCAGTTACACCTTCTAACCATCAGCATTTGTTGCTACACCAAAAGCAGCGTAATCAAGTGCAATCAACAGCTCAGCGAGTTATTCATCATAATCATCTAGGGAACTCTGAGTTATCAAAGAAGTCCCAAGCTGAACGTATGCCACGTGTTCCGCAGTCTGTCACCAATACCACCCAAACTACTAGTATGGGTACGACGAAGGGTATGCCTCCAGCGAGTCATGATTCGAAAAACGTAAAAGCAGTTGGTTCTACTGCGGTGCCTGCTTTGGAATCTCCATCTAGTGCTGCCTCTGTGCAAAGCACAGCTTCTAAAGTAGTAAACAGTTCCAATACAGATTCAGCTGGGAATGATCCAGTAACAACAACGAACCAAGGACTAGCTCAAAAGCATGTATCTGGTGGCTTGCTGAGTCACGGGATAAAGGCTGTGACACAGAAACAACAGTCTCTACCTTCAGAAGAAAAGAGACCGAAGTTGTCAGAGAAGCTGAGTGTACAAAATCA